The Pseudodesulfovibrio sp. zrk46 genome contains a region encoding:
- a CDS encoding MFS transporter, translating into MLAKTRNLRPQCANRNKNHMQNERQKITRALCAIIACGFLATLGIGLVSFTLPLVSLDAKVSGTWLGTGFAGFFLARLLVGPLGGIWADKFSPRWPLMFATALAATTSLGYVVFPDVASLYVIQFILGVCSGLIRPVGLAVLGGNVPHNSLARWFSVHTLAFNAAAFVGPLLGGLLYWSRTMTPILGGLSLCMIVAFVLILIFVPTDIATKGREERPQSDKHFDKKRFYALLLAIFGRTFGIGLTIAFYPILLTVTLGISGPKVGLLFALPGLITCLVLPLVPVLKRRYQCDFVMAGMLASGLGLMLAGVGGQLWHFVIAGIIMGTGAALSIPESMAVASSSGTQQGRVFGVTHVVTSLGFVLGPLMGGLIIQSLSNIGYVFVVSGLVGWACLLMWGYYCPRYERLMPYGAVLTLFIMAVVATGLYLTLSLPTDPDDEFYQYTDVAMGTVVNLTLEADSRRAADDAARKALAFMRNIQRDLDHRTPKGSVYRINQSAGEHYVKPTKRAYALIRRAVDLAHASDGVFDPTIGALTTSPLYYVLDETVARAKADLVDYRQIDFDDENHRVLLRKKGMAIDLGGIAKGAIIDATVALLRKQHVRAGIVEAGGDFYCFGERDWTVGIRNPREESVYGTVTVREKGVCGSGDYQQFVKMKEAGETRLRHHIINPSDMESAEASAGVTVIANTAELADGLATALFIMGPDVGSRFVHEDFPDVAAMWFTRDMSVVVTDNFPR; encoded by the coding sequence ATGCTTGCCAAAACAAGGAATTTGCGTCCACAGTGCGCCAACCGGAACAAAAACCATATGCAAAATGAACGTCAGAAAATAACTCGTGCGTTGTGCGCCATTATCGCCTGTGGCTTCCTTGCCACGCTGGGGATTGGATTGGTGTCGTTCACTCTTCCGTTGGTTAGCCTTGATGCCAAAGTAAGTGGTACATGGCTTGGTACTGGTTTTGCCGGATTCTTTCTGGCGCGGTTGCTCGTCGGGCCGCTGGGCGGGATCTGGGCGGACAAGTTTTCTCCTCGTTGGCCACTAATGTTTGCAACAGCTTTGGCTGCCACAACCTCTTTAGGATATGTTGTATTCCCTGATGTTGCTTCCCTCTATGTCATACAGTTCATCCTCGGTGTGTGCTCTGGCTTGATTCGTCCAGTGGGGCTGGCCGTGCTGGGCGGTAACGTCCCACACAACTCTCTTGCGCGATGGTTTTCTGTCCACACTCTGGCTTTCAATGCTGCGGCGTTTGTAGGTCCTTTGCTCGGTGGGCTTCTGTATTGGAGTCGAACAATGACTCCAATACTGGGAGGGTTGTCTCTTTGTATGATTGTTGCCTTCGTGCTCATCTTGATTTTTGTTCCTACTGATATCGCTACCAAAGGACGTGAGGAGCGTCCTCAATCAGATAAGCATTTTGATAAGAAGCGGTTTTATGCGCTGTTGTTAGCAATATTCGGCCGCACCTTTGGTATTGGGCTTACCATTGCCTTTTACCCAATTCTGTTGACAGTAACTCTTGGCATCAGTGGACCAAAAGTCGGGTTGTTGTTTGCCTTGCCCGGGTTGATCACTTGTTTGGTGCTGCCGTTAGTTCCCGTTTTAAAGCGGCGCTATCAGTGCGATTTTGTGATGGCGGGCATGCTTGCAAGCGGATTGGGATTGATGCTTGCTGGAGTCGGTGGCCAATTATGGCATTTCGTTATTGCTGGCATCATCATGGGAACAGGTGCAGCTTTATCGATCCCTGAGTCCATGGCCGTAGCTTCTTCATCAGGCACTCAACAGGGGCGAGTTTTTGGCGTTACCCATGTGGTGACCAGTCTTGGTTTTGTTTTAGGACCGTTAATGGGTGGTCTTATAATTCAGTCCCTTAGCAACATCGGCTACGTGTTTGTTGTGTCGGGACTTGTTGGTTGGGCCTGTCTCCTAATGTGGGGCTATTACTGTCCGAGATATGAGCGTTTGATGCCTTATGGTGCGGTTCTTACATTATTCATAATGGCAGTTGTTGCGACAGGGCTGTATTTGACGTTGAGCCTCCCAACGGATCCTGATGATGAGTTTTACCAATATACTGATGTCGCCATGGGGACAGTGGTCAATTTGACCTTAGAGGCTGATAGCCGCAGGGCGGCTGACGATGCTGCTCGGAAAGCTTTGGCCTTTATGCGTAATATTCAGAGAGATTTGGATCACCGTACTCCCAAGGGGTCGGTATACAGAATCAATCAATCTGCGGGTGAACACTATGTCAAACCAACCAAGCGGGCTTATGCGCTCATTCGCCGTGCGGTTGACTTGGCTCATGCGTCTGACGGTGTTTTTGATCCCACGATTGGTGCTCTGACAACTTCCCCTCTTTATTATGTATTAGATGAAACTGTTGCGAGAGCAAAAGCGGATTTGGTGGATTATCGTCAGATAGATTTTGACGACGAGAATCATCGTGTTCTGCTAAGAAAGAAAGGGATGGCAATTGACCTCGGTGGTATCGCCAAGGGGGCCATTATTGACGCAACGGTGGCTTTGTTGCGCAAGCAGCATGTTCGTGCTGGCATTGTCGAGGCTGGTGGAGATTTCTACTGTTTTGGCGAGCGTGATTGGACTGTCGGGATACGGAATCCTCGAGAGGAATCTGTTTACGGTACAGTGACTGTTCGAGAGAAAGGTGTCTGTGGGTCTGGAGATTACCAGCAGTTCGTCAAAATGAAAGAAGCGGGTGAGACTCGTCTTCGTCATCACATCATCAATCCCTCTGATATGGAGTCTGCTGAAGCCTCTGCTGGCGTGACGGTCATTGCTAATACCGCAGAGCTTGCCGATGGATTGGCTACAGCATTATTTATTATGGGACCGGATGTGGGCAGTCGTTTTGTACACGAGGATTTTCCCGATGTCGCTGCGATGTGGTTTACAAGGGATATGTCTGTAGTGGTTACGGATAATTTCCCACGATAG
- the ybgF gene encoding tol-pal system protein YbgF: protein MKYLKLVALAAVCMSMMACNAAKQPTPTDTASTEWRIKSLEESFLNFREEQRRQADMQAEDAKAVKERLTAMELELAALKAGGTMMDAPDDMADSAPPAGKGWVTDLSPEEDGWVEGQKPDGAPKAPMAQSDEEKPWDKVPGAPPVVPEPKIISRDKPTASKVESKPKMKPKPRVSPAKAMYDMALAKYNKGDFEGARGGFDEFIKKYPKDDLVPNALYWKGETFYSQKDYGQSILAFKEVTGRFPKHSKAAAALLKIGMSYEKVGDNDNAIFYLRALVEDFPQSGPAKLGRKELNRLGG, encoded by the coding sequence ATGAAATATCTGAAGCTTGTCGCACTTGCGGCTGTGTGTATGTCGATGATGGCGTGTAACGCCGCCAAGCAGCCGACACCCACGGACACCGCGAGTACCGAATGGCGCATCAAGAGCCTGGAGGAAAGCTTCCTGAATTTCCGCGAAGAGCAGCGTCGGCAGGCAGATATGCAGGCCGAAGACGCCAAGGCTGTTAAGGAGAGGCTGACTGCCATGGAACTGGAGTTGGCTGCTTTGAAAGCTGGCGGCACCATGATGGACGCTCCGGACGACATGGCTGATAGTGCTCCGCCTGCAGGTAAAGGGTGGGTGACCGATCTCTCTCCTGAAGAAGATGGATGGGTGGAAGGCCAGAAGCCTGATGGTGCTCCCAAGGCGCCTATGGCACAAAGCGATGAAGAGAAACCGTGGGATAAAGTCCCTGGTGCTCCGCCTGTCGTGCCTGAGCCTAAGATCATCAGTCGGGATAAGCCTACTGCTTCCAAAGTCGAGTCCAAACCCAAGATGAAGCCAAAGCCTCGTGTGTCTCCTGCCAAGGCTATGTATGACATGGCCCTTGCCAAATATAATAAGGGCGATTTTGAAGGTGCTCGAGGTGGGTTCGATGAGTTCATCAAGAAGTATCCCAAGGATGACTTGGTCCCTAATGCTTTGTATTGGAAGGGCGAGACCTTCTACTCTCAAAAGGATTATGGCCAGTCAATCCTCGCCTTTAAAGAAGTCACCGGACGATTCCCCAAGCATTCCAAGGCTGCGGCAGCATTGCTCAAAATTGGTATGTCGTATGAAAAGGTTGGTGACAATGATAACGCCATCTTCTATCTGCGGGCACTGGTGGAGGATTTCCCTCAATCCGGTCCAGCCAAGTTGGGCAGAAAAGAGTTGAACAGACTCGGCGGCTAA